A stretch of the Hypomesus transpacificus isolate Combined female unplaced genomic scaffold, fHypTra1 scaffold_210, whole genome shotgun sequence genome encodes the following:
- the sox18 gene encoding transcription factor Sox-18, with translation MNISESSYCQEAGSLSGRGERPWTASPSPGSDPGLGFDHNPLSSGNLGVGAGGRTEARTGTGTGPGCGTGARSPDSTQARAPILGGVDGKAGGESRIRRPMNAFMVWAKDERKRLALQNPDLHNAVLSKMLGQSWKALSPQDKRPFVEEAERLRLQHLQDHPNYKYRPRRKKQAKKLKRVEPSLLLHSLTQGGSGSMGGPGDRSGYGPPGHSHHHHPLPHHLLPSLGHFRDLQHPGAELESYGLPTPEMSPLDMLEDGGGEGVFFPPHMQDEVGGMGAWSGYNHQHRHHHHFSGHPHGPLNHSHSQGLGSSHAHHVSQRGSMLCRPVQEKCLPPEHANATYPQVSVSLTEPIKSHQQSNSPAPGYYNQWTNHMSAQAAFTSHLGQLSPPPETSSSSIALTPTTTLSLPSQSHPDSTPVEPPCQLNPSSEFWSEVDRHEFDQYLNASRTRMEGCYGNGAGSIGGGAKALSRGVGCEEGNSPLISALSDASSAVYFSACITG, from the exons ATGAATATATCTGAGTCTAGTTACTGTCAAGAGGCTGGTTCTCTGTCAGGCAGGGGAGAGCGACCATGGACTGCGTCCCCCAGCCCTGGGTCTGATCCTGGGCTTGGCTTTGACCataaccccctctcctctggaaATCTGGGAGTAGGAGCTGGGGGACGGACCGAGGcaaggacagggacagggacaggaccTGGTTGTGGGACAGGAGCAAGGAGCCCGGACTCTACCCAAGCAAGGGCTCCTATCCTGGGCGGTGTGGATGGGAAGGCAGGGGGGGAGTCGCGAATCCGCAGGCCCATGAACGCCTTCATGGTTTGGGCCAAAGATGAGAGGAAACGCCTGGCTCTGCAGAACCCAGACCTCCACAATGCTGTGCTCAGCAAGATGCTGG GTCAGTCTTGGAAGGCTCTGAGTCCACAGGATAAGCGTCCTTTTGTGGAGGAGGCAGAGCGCCTTCGCCTGCAACACCTCCAGGACCACCCCAACTACAAGTACCGTCCCCGCAGGAAGAAGCAGGCCAAGAAGCTGAAGCGGGTGGAGCCAAGCCTGCTGCTCCACAGCCTGACCCAGGGAGGATCAGGCAGCATGGGGGGGCCTGGAGACAGGTCTGGCTACGGACCTCCAGGACattcccaccaccaccatcctctcccccaccatctGCTTCCCTCACTGGGACACTTCAGGGACCTGCAGCACCCCGGAGCAGAGCTGGAAAGCTACGGGCTGCCCACCCCAGAGATGTCCCCCTTGGATAtgttggaggatggagggggagagggggtgtttTTCCCTCCACACATGCAGGATgaggtgggggggatgggggcctGGAGTGGATACAACCACCAGCACCGCCATCACCATCACTTCAGTGGCCATCCCCACGGTCCTCTGAACCACTCTCACAGTCAGGGCCTTGGCTCTAGTCATGCCCACCATGTCAGTCAAAGGGGATCAATGCTGTGTCGTCCAGTTCAGGAGAAGTGCCTGCCCCCTGAGCATGCAAATGCTACCTACCCCCAAGTGTCTGTCAGCCTGACTGAGCCAATCAAATCACACCAACAATCCAACAGCCCCGCCCCCGGTTACTACAACCAATGGACTAACCACATGTCAGCGCAGGCTGCCTTCACATCCCATCTGGGAcagctgtctcctcctcccgagacctcctcttcctccatcgctctcactcccaccaccaccctctccctgccctcccaaagccaccctgactccacccctGTGGAGCCTCCCTGTCAACTAAACCCATCGTCTGAGTTCTGGTCTGAGGTGGACCGTCACGAGTTTGACCAGTACCTGAACGCCAGCCGGACTCGGATGGAGGGTTGCTATGGCAATGGTGCTGGGAGCATTGGGGGTGGGGCCAAGGCCCTGAGTCGTGGCGTGGGGTGTGAGGAAGGGAACAGCCCACTGATTTCTGCCCTATCGGACGCCAGCAGTGCTGTTTACTTCAGTGCCTGCATAACTGGGTAG